A section of the Amblyomma americanum isolate KBUSLIRL-KWMA chromosome 2, ASM5285725v1, whole genome shotgun sequence genome encodes:
- the LOC144121883 gene encoding THAP domain-containing protein 1-like isoform X1 codes for MSRNNCCVVGCSNTYKNSPGTHFYKFPVLPHEQERRRRWIGAVRRRREDGSPWEPTKNTRICSKHFLHGERSNDPRSPAYIPSIFPSVYRCPKPGSSKRYQRLRAREQKEDSVPSDSPPLEDAMDDCSMEVEKRSVGLQTDPCAWKTELDMPSLFFCCMQDCNAETQVSDWLFIIVAHCMILFLCAKGVD; via the exons ATGTCGAGAAACAACTGCTGCGTAGTTGGCTGCTCGAATACCTACAAAAACTCGCCAGGAACGCACTTCTATAAGTTTCCGGTCCTGCCTCACGAGCAAGAGCGACGGCGGCGATGGATCGGGGCTGTACGACGCAGAAG AGAGGATGGCAGCCCATGGGAGCCTACGAAAAACACCAGGATCTGCAGCAAACATTTTCTACACGGCGAGAGGTCAAATGATCCGAGAAGTCCTGCATACATTCCCAGCATATTCCCAAGTGTGTACAGATGCCCAAAGCCTGGAAGTTCAAAGAGGTATCAAAG GTTGCGTGCACGTGAGCAAAAGGAGGACAGCGTTCCTTCGGATAGCCCACCACTTGAGGATGCCATGGATGACTGCAGTATGGAGGTGGAAAAGAGAAGT GTCGGATTGCAAACAGACCCTTGTGCATGGAAAACAGAACTTGACATGCCAAGCCTGTTCTTTTGCTGCATGCAAGACTGCAATGCTGAGACGCAAGTAAGTGACtggttgtttatcattgttgcacACTGCATGATTCTATTTCTGTGTGCAAAAGGTGTGGATTGA
- the LOC144121883 gene encoding uncharacterized protein LOC144121883 isoform X2: MAAHGSLRKTPGSAANIFYTARGQMIREVLHTFPAYSQVCTDAQSLEVQRGIKGCVHVSKRRTAFLRIAHHLRMPWMTAVWRWKREVSDCKQTLVHGKQNLTCQACSFAACKTAMLRRKPSFL; encoded by the exons ATGGCAGCCCATGGGAGCCTACGAAAAACACCAGGATCTGCAGCAAACATTTTCTACACGGCGAGAGGTCAAATGATCCGAGAAGTCCTGCATACATTCCCAGCATATTCCCAAGTGTGTACAGATGCCCAAAGCCTGGAAGTTCAAAGAGGTATCAAAG GTTGCGTGCACGTGAGCAAAAGGAGGACAGCGTTCCTTCGGATAGCCCACCACTTGAGGATGCCATGGATGACTGCAGTATGGAGGTGGAAAAGAGAAGT GTCGGATTGCAAACAGACCCTTGTGCATGGAAAACAGAACTTGACATGCCAAGCCTGTTCTTTTGCTGCATGCAAGACTGCAATGCTGAGACGCAA GCCGTCCTTCCtatga